DNA from Nitrospiria bacterium:
TTAATTGAAAGCAGAAATTCTGGAAGGTCTATGAGATTAAGCTGCTGTTGTAAAGAACTATTTCTTGCAAAAGCAAGACCTGTCCCTTCAAGATTAGGGATGCTAGCATTGTACTTTTGAGAATACGTACATCCGCTCTCAAAGAAACTTACCAGGGCCAGCAGTACAATTACGCCCTGCCGTATCAGCTCCTCACATCTATTCATCCCGAAGAATGTGCAGTCATCGATATCTGCCCTGGTCAACAGCTAATGGTGCAGAAGGGAATTCATGAACCGATGCCCCAATAGTCACCAATGCTGCTGGGAAATAGTTTGGAGCATTTCCCTGTGATGGGGTCAAGTCTGCTCTTGGCTCATCTTTGGTGATGATTACTGATCTATTCAAATCGTCGAGCCAACGTTATTTCCCCTGGATTTCCTTGTACTGGTTCGTGATCGGGATGCGGCGGTCGCGGCCGAAGGCGCGGGGGGTGATCTTGATGCCGATCGGGGCCTGGCGGCGCTTGTACTCGCTCGCGTCCACCATTTTTATCACTTTCTCGACGGTTCGCCGGTCGTGGCCCATCGAGACCAGTTCCTCGAACCCGATATCCTCCTCGACATAGGCCAGGACGATCGGGTCCAGGACGGGATAAGGCGGCAGTGTGTCCTGGTCCGTCTGGCCGGGCTTCAGCTCGGCGGTGGGCGGACGCTTGAAGATCCGGAGCGGAATGATCGCCCGCTTCTCCAGGGAGTTGCGATGGTTGGCCAGCTCGTAGACCAGGGTTTTAGGAACGTCCTTGATCACGGCAAACCCCCCGGCCATGTCGCCGTAGAGCGTCGCGTACCCGACGCTCATCTCGCTCTTGTTGCCGGTGGTCAGGACCAGCCAGCCGAACTTGTTCGAGAAGGCCATCAGGATGTTTCCCCGGATCCGGGCCTGAAGGTTCTCTTCCGTGGTATCGGTCGCACGGCCCTTGAACTCTTTCGCAAACAGCTTGAGATAGGCTTGAAACACCTCCTTGATGGAGACGACCAGGAGCTTGATCCCCAGCGCCTTCGCGAGGAGTTGGCTGTCCTCCAGGCTCATGGCGGAAGTATACTGGGACGGCATCAAGACCCCGACCACGTTGTCCTTTCCGAGCGCGTCCACCGCGATCAGGGCGGTCAGGGCGGAATCGATCCCCCCGCTGATTCCGATCACCACCTTCGTGAAGCCGTTTTTCGCCACATAATCCTTGACGCCCAGCGTAAGGGCCCGGTAGATTTCCATCAACGGATGGATCGGCTCATAGGGCCTCGGATGAAGCGGCCGTTTCCGGGTCG
Protein-coding regions in this window:
- a CDS encoding NAD+ synthase, with the protein product MRTLRIALAQINSTVGDLEGNTEKICEYIEKAKALEADLVAFPEMAIPGYPPEDLLLKPQFSQDNLEALQRVIKQTKGITAVVGMVDRQEDIYNGAALIHDGALVTIYHKIHLPNYGVFDENRYFQAGTECPVIVLRNVAVGVNICEDLWHPEGPALTQALNGDAEVIVTINASPYHRGKTKFREEMLATRARDYGVIVAYANMVGGQDELVFDGQSVILDQNGQGIAHGRPFEEELILADLNIDGVFRSRLHDPRRRQKKLAYMAEKPSVKRFILPGRVEATRKRPLHPRPYEPIHPLMEIYRALTLGVKDYVAKNGFTKVVIGISGGIDSALTALIAVDALGKDNVVGVLMPSQYTSAMSLEDSQLLAKALGIKLLVVSIKEVFQAYLKLFAKEFKGRATDTTEENLQARIRGNILMAFSNKFGWLVLTTGNKSEMSVGYATLYGDMAGGFAVIKDVPKTLVYELANHRNSLEKRAIIPLRIFKRPPTAELKPGQTDQDTLPPYPVLDPIVLAYVEEDIGFEELVSMGHDRRTVEKVIKMVDASEYKRRQAPIGIKITPRAFGRDRRIPITNQYKEIQGK